From Candidatus Omnitrophota bacterium, a single genomic window includes:
- a CDS encoding FIST C-terminal domain-containing protein, with the protein MQIGVGISRETEPLLAGRDASRQALYNLKSPKADLAIVFNCAGSYSKETLKVISSYIGDIPIFGCGGTAIICDYGILKHGLIIMLISLVTGENFTIASAAAGGGKNPSQAAEELSDKLIAGFQNIRRDFGIILTDQKTDFMSGLQKRLGKSFPMVGGYLSDTFLPQKNSLYSNMENSQDAIIGMLWAGKINFGIGAAHGWKPLGKPRQVTASDDNVVYEIDGQPAINIYKEYFAKDSSGINESLRRISILYPLGIHLDEEYLLRNITCVNNNGSLSFQGNIPVGSWVRLMIGTKESCLNATRQAIAEAQQNLDLGKIKFVLVFNSISRYILLGRHAKHEIEILRKGIPGHAQLLGIYTHGEIAPLKGLNYQGTSLLHNQTISVLAVTG; encoded by the coding sequence ATGCAGATAGGCGTAGGAATTAGCAGGGAAACTGAACCGCTTTTAGCTGGGCGCGATGCCAGTCGCCAGGCTTTGTACAACCTCAAAAGCCCTAAGGCAGATCTTGCGATAGTCTTTAATTGTGCCGGCAGCTATTCTAAAGAAACCCTTAAAGTAATCTCATCATATATAGGGGATATCCCGATATTCGGCTGCGGCGGGACAGCCATCATCTGTGATTACGGCATCCTCAAGCACGGCCTGATCATCATGCTTATAAGCCTGGTTACAGGAGAGAATTTCACTATCGCTTCCGCGGCAGCCGGGGGAGGAAAAAATCCTTCGCAGGCAGCTGAAGAGCTATCTGACAAACTTATCGCCGGATTTCAAAATATCCGCAGGGATTTCGGGATCATCCTCACTGACCAAAAGACAGATTTCATGTCCGGGTTGCAAAAAAGGCTGGGAAAAAGTTTCCCCATGGTCGGAGGGTACCTATCAGACACTTTTCTGCCCCAGAAAAATTCTCTCTACTCTAACATGGAAAATTCCCAAGATGCGATTATCGGCATGCTCTGGGCGGGAAAGATTAATTTTGGCATTGGCGCAGCGCACGGATGGAAACCGCTTGGAAAACCACGCCAGGTAACCGCATCTGACGATAACGTAGTTTATGAGATAGACGGCCAGCCGGCAATAAATATCTATAAGGAATATTTCGCGAAAGATTCTTCCGGAATAAACGAATCCTTGAGGCGCATCTCAATATTATACCCTCTAGGCATACACCTAGATGAGGAATACCTTCTAAGAAACATTACCTGCGTGAATAATAACGGCTCTTTATCTTTTCAAGGAAATATCCCTGTGGGATCCTGGGTCAGGCTGATGATCGGGACAAAAGAATCCTGTTTAAACGCCACGCGCCAGGCAATAGCTGAAGCGCAGCAGAACCTTGACCTTGGTAAAATAAAATTTGTGCTTGTGTTTAACTCAATTTCAAGATATATATTACTGGGCAGGCACGCTAAGCATGAAATTGAAATATTGCGTAAAGGAATACCCGGACATGCCCAGCTTTTAGGTATTTACACTCACGGAGAAATTGCTCCGTTAAAAGGCCTGAATTATCAAGGCACAAGCCTTCTGCACAACCAAACTATTTCTGTCTTGGCGGTGACAGGATAA
- a CDS encoding ATP-binding protein has protein sequence MNESLLNIIGIGSIITVFSLIAVLIIKMEQLKHAREFVVSLQRSLDEMDEQAKLIVRTDMELNKAQEELDRKVGGLYVVQRLSRTLSTNLEENQLFRMISAEHLEDLGFEKACGFLWSEKELLFRVKFGIGYSQQELDEIKNAVNIEKEMYHELIQNKHSLSSVGIPEETQLRSKLENVFRVRDFVIAPILPREGERGMAILGTRNPDATITDGTEEMVNIFATQLGQSLENARLFEKTWKAQQDLERKVEERTRALQKALDELNVISKRKSDFISAVSHELRTPLTSIKGYASILLAGKLGAVPEEIRLRLDKINRHSDELTYMVNDLLDIARIESGKITMNRTSQNLKEALPAVFDLLAIQLKEKQIQYSFETADNADMVLADAQQLNRVFINLISNALKFTPIAGKITVKSRLASHESVQIDISDNGCGIPDDAKEAIFDEFYRVDNLINQTVKGTGLGLSLVKKIIEAHQGHIWVQDNPGGGATFSFVLPKA, from the coding sequence ATGAACGAATCCCTGCTTAATATAATAGGAATTGGCTCGATAATCACTGTCTTCTCGCTTATCGCGGTGTTGATCATTAAAATGGAGCAATTAAAACACGCCCGGGAATTTGTGGTAAGCCTGCAGAGGTCGCTTGATGAAATGGACGAACAGGCCAAACTTATCGTGCGCACCGATATGGAATTAAACAAGGCCCAGGAAGAATTGGACAGAAAGGTAGGCGGCCTCTATGTTGTGCAGAGGCTTTCGCGCACCTTAAGCACAAACCTTGAAGAAAACCAGCTCTTCCGCATGATAAGCGCGGAACACCTTGAAGATTTGGGCTTTGAGAAAGCCTGCGGATTTTTGTGGTCGGAAAAAGAACTATTATTCCGCGTAAAATTCGGGATCGGATACAGCCAGCAGGAGTTAGATGAAATAAAAAACGCGGTAAACATAGAAAAAGAGATGTACCATGAACTTATTCAAAACAAACATTCACTGTCTTCGGTGGGCATACCGGAAGAAACACAGCTTCGCTCTAAACTTGAGAACGTCTTTAGGGTGCGGGATTTTGTCATCGCTCCGATCTTACCCCGCGAAGGAGAAAGAGGCATGGCTATTTTGGGCACCCGCAACCCGGATGCCACTATTACCGATGGCACCGAAGAAATGGTGAATATTTTTGCTACCCAGCTTGGGCAGTCGCTTGAAAATGCCCGGCTTTTTGAAAAAACCTGGAAGGCGCAGCAAGACCTGGAAAGAAAAGTTGAAGAAAGGACCCGGGCGCTGCAAAAAGCGCTGGACGAGCTTAATGTAATAAGCAAAAGAAAAAGTGATTTCATTTCGGCAGTCTCGCATGAATTAAGAACGCCTCTTACCTCCATAAAAGGTTACGCCTCAATACTGTTGGCAGGAAAATTGGGGGCGGTGCCTGAAGAGATCCGTTTACGCTTAGATAAAATAAACCGGCACAGCGACGAATTAACCTACATGGTCAATGACCTGTTGGATATAGCCCGCATTGAATCCGGTAAAATTACCATGAACCGCACATCACAAAACTTGAAGGAAGCTCTGCCGGCAGTCTTTGATCTATTGGCGATACAATTAAAAGAAAAACAGATCCAATATTCTTTTGAAACGGCGGATAACGCGGATATGGTCCTGGCTGATGCCCAACAGCTAAACCGCGTATTCATTAACCTGATAAGTAACGCCTTAAAATTTACTCCCATCGCAGGAAAAATTACCGTAAAAAGCCGCCTTGCGTCCCATGAATCGGTGCAGATTGATATATCGGATAACGGCTGCGGCATTCCCGATGATGCCAAAGAGGCTATTTTTGATGAATTCTACCGCGTAGATAATTTGATCAATCAAACCGTTAAAGGAACCGGCCTGGGGTTATCTTTAGTAAAGAAAATTATAGAGGCCCATCAAGGCCATATCTGGGTGCAGGATAATCCCGGAGGCGGAGCAACATTCAGTTTCGTTCTGCCTAAAGCTTAA
- a CDS encoding response regulator, producing the protein MPTRILIVDDDPDIRDILKITLSEENYQVIEACDGEEALKIIQTKPLDLVLLDYKIPKIDGREVCRRIKTDILLNHTPIIMVTGKGDISDKINGIDAGADDYIVKPFEPKELLARIRMIIRRTARDLEANPLTRLPGNVSILNELSRRMESHAIFAVCYIDLDKFKAYNDKYGFEHGDDVIRETARIIVNTRQVLGNTDDFIGHIGGDDFVFVTTADKIDTVCNKIIQDFDKKVPLFYNETDRRHGYIISKDRHGVEQKFSLLSISIGVVTNQTHRIDHVAQIGEIGAELKSFAKSQGKSNYVKDKREYKE; encoded by the coding sequence ATGCCCACGAGAATTCTCATCGTTGACGACGACCCGGATATCCGCGACATCTTAAAAATAACCCTCTCCGAAGAAAATTATCAGGTCATTGAGGCCTGCGACGGAGAAGAGGCCCTGAAAATCATCCAGACAAAACCATTGGATCTGGTGCTTCTGGATTATAAAATACCCAAAATAGACGGCAGAGAAGTATGCCGCAGGATAAAAACAGATATCCTCTTAAATCACACTCCGATTATCATGGTCACCGGAAAAGGCGATATAAGCGACAAGATAAACGGAATTGACGCCGGAGCCGACGACTATATCGTCAAACCGTTTGAGCCCAAAGAACTTTTGGCGCGCATCCGCATGATTATCCGGCGCACTGCCAGAGACCTAGAGGCGAATCCTTTAACTCGCCTTCCGGGAAATGTTTCCATCTTAAATGAGTTGTCCCGGCGCATGGAAAGCCACGCCATCTTCGCTGTGTGTTATATTGATCTGGATAAATTCAAGGCCTATAACGATAAATACGGGTTTGAGCATGGCGATGATGTCATCCGCGAAACAGCCAGGATCATTGTTAATACCCGTCAGGTGCTGGGCAACACAGATGACTTTATCGGCCACATCGGAGGAGATGATTTTGTCTTTGTCACAACCGCCGACAAAATTGATACTGTCTGCAATAAAATAATCCAGGATTTTGATAAAAAGGTGCCTCTATTTTATAACGAGACCGACCGCCGGCATGGCTATATCATATCCAAAGACCGTCACGGGGTAGAGCAAAAATTTTCTCTTTTATCCATATCCATCGGAGTGGTCACTAATCAAACCCATAGAATAGACCATGTGGCGCAAATAGGAGAGATCGGGGCGGAATTAAAATCTTTTGCCAAAAGCCAAGGTAAAAGTAATTACGTTAAAGATAAGCGCGAATATAAAGAATAG
- a CDS encoding YggT family protein, which translates to MFVLSNFLVAIAKMVEIILTALYWLILIRALISWVNPDPFNPIVQFLQAVTEPILAPIRRILPFGMQMGIDISPVIAFLAIIFLKTFLVGTILELAARMQ; encoded by the coding sequence ATGTTTGTCTTGTCTAATTTCTTGGTCGCGATAGCTAAAATGGTTGAAATTATTTTAACCGCGCTTTATTGGCTGATTTTAATCCGCGCTTTAATAAGCTGGGTAAACCCCGATCCTTTTAACCCGATTGTGCAGTTTCTGCAAGCAGTAACTGAACCAATTTTGGCTCCGATCCGGCGCATCCTGCCTTTTGGGATGCAAATGGGGATTGATATTTCTCCGGTAATCGCCTTCTTGGCGATTATTTTCTTGAAGACGTTTCTGGTGGGAACGATCCTGGAGCTGGCCGCCCGCATGCAATAA